The following coding sequences are from one Luteimonas sp. S4-F44 window:
- the recC gene encoding exodeoxyribonuclease V subunit gamma gives MTAAPADFRLYPSNALEVLAGLLAAELRQPVAGGSILTPEVVLIPQVAMRRWLQATLAAEHGVAANLEFLTPGEFVARALTVNLGPAQDELDAASLRWRLYAALVDPDVLAQPALAPLAAYLAGDDALRPWALAGELAGVFEKYQAWRRDWLLRWEAGADPGDAQAALWRHVATGHATRARRIQTYLDRFAGEHAALPQGLPPRMFAFATLNVSPDVLRVLATQARVGTLHFYLPTPARGYWGDLQALAPHRRARTDESFDAALLAGNTDDNHLLRAWGAAGRDFMALLGSYEVVHPRAEIEVYADPLESGQRPLDAGGLGDTLLRRMQSDLFRRAPPPVPAPRAAPELRDPSLQVHACHTRLRELQVLHDQVRGLLEDPRFDPPLQPREIAVLAPDIDPYVPYLEAVFGDSTPGSASDSHRKSDADPGFGRMRIPYALADTSPLAGEPLAEVFVRLLGLPVSRFGLNEVLDLLASPPLAQAAGLDAAAFERLHGWLQAAGARWGLDGAHRAAHGAPDDAAYTWAFALDRLLLGHASGSDDTIADVAPWSALEGSALDALDTLIRLLHVLGSAQRDLGEALTAAAWRERLLALLDALLPGTPAAPATQRALERLRRLIDAFATDAARAGVETPVPAEVVRAHFSQLLAEADTRAPLLTGGISVGRMVPMRLLPFRVICLLGMNDGDFPRRDAAASLNRLTAELGTTRRRHGDRSTREDDRFLFLQLFASAQDVFYVSYLGADARDGSVREPSPLVAELLATAATYHTDPQAASAALTVRHALQPFAPTAFGADGDPRRFSYRAQWQPAAARIGGARTALAPWCATPLPPRADAAARSPADAPQSLDALRRFLVAPAAQFLRERLDLRLADEAEVGEDVEPLLVAGGGLERAALHQQVFEALLAGREAGLYEHLRARALLPSGPLGRRQLDALVTSLRPYAQGFADWRGGATPGTRQVDIALDGLRLQGRLDNVYPAGIAHVRLGALNGPAAIRQGLDWLLASAAGLDLPLVRFHDTQDLGIGPFVRAPLPPDAARDALQALLTLRTDGLQAPLPFGPYSGWAYFSAADADKAAKAATATWRGGDRQWGEGRGDAYRLALRGRDPFADPALFRQFAQIAFTVFSAVEHGRVHAGFEDGRRFEVETDAEIEA, from the coding sequence ATGACCGCAGCGCCTGCCGACTTCCGCCTCTACCCGTCCAATGCACTGGAGGTGCTGGCTGGGCTGCTGGCCGCCGAGTTGCGACAGCCGGTGGCAGGCGGGTCGATCCTCACGCCCGAGGTCGTGTTGATCCCGCAGGTCGCCATGCGCCGCTGGCTGCAGGCCACCTTGGCCGCCGAGCACGGTGTGGCCGCGAACCTCGAGTTCCTGACGCCCGGCGAGTTCGTTGCCCGCGCGCTCACGGTCAATCTCGGCCCGGCGCAGGACGAACTCGACGCCGCCAGTCTGCGCTGGCGCCTGTACGCCGCGCTCGTCGATCCCGACGTGCTGGCGCAGCCGGCGCTCGCGCCGCTGGCCGCGTATCTGGCCGGCGACGACGCGCTGCGGCCGTGGGCGCTCGCTGGCGAACTGGCCGGCGTGTTCGAGAAGTACCAGGCCTGGCGCCGCGATTGGCTGCTGCGTTGGGAGGCCGGCGCCGACCCCGGCGACGCGCAGGCCGCGCTGTGGCGGCACGTGGCCACCGGCCATGCCACCCGTGCGCGCCGCATCCAGACCTATCTGGATCGCTTCGCGGGCGAGCACGCGGCGTTGCCGCAGGGCCTGCCGCCCCGGATGTTCGCGTTCGCCACGCTCAACGTGTCACCCGACGTGCTGCGCGTGCTGGCGACTCAGGCGCGCGTGGGCACGCTGCACTTCTATCTGCCCACGCCTGCACGCGGCTATTGGGGCGATCTGCAGGCGCTGGCCCCGCATCGGCGCGCACGCACCGACGAATCCTTCGACGCCGCGCTGCTGGCGGGCAACACCGACGACAACCACCTGCTGCGCGCCTGGGGCGCAGCCGGCCGGGACTTCATGGCGCTGCTGGGCAGCTACGAGGTCGTGCACCCGCGCGCCGAAATCGAGGTCTACGCCGATCCGCTCGAATCGGGCCAGCGCCCGCTCGACGCCGGCGGCCTGGGCGACACCTTGCTGCGACGGATGCAGAGCGACCTGTTCCGCCGCGCCCCGCCGCCGGTGCCCGCGCCGCGCGCCGCGCCCGAGCTGCGCGACCCCAGCCTGCAGGTCCATGCCTGCCATACCCGCCTGCGCGAACTCCAGGTGCTGCACGACCAGGTGCGCGGCCTGCTGGAAGACCCGCGCTTCGACCCACCGCTGCAGCCGCGCGAGATCGCGGTGCTCGCCCCGGACATCGACCCCTACGTCCCGTACCTGGAAGCCGTCTTCGGCGACTCGACACCGGGGTCAGCGTCGGATTCTCACAGGAAATCCGACGCTGACCCCGGTTTTGGGAGGATGCGGATTCCGTATGCGCTCGCCGACACCAGTCCGCTGGCGGGCGAGCCCTTGGCCGAGGTGTTCGTGCGCCTGCTCGGCCTGCCGGTGTCACGCTTCGGGCTCAACGAGGTGCTCGATCTGCTCGCGAGCCCGCCGTTGGCGCAGGCCGCGGGGCTGGACGCGGCGGCCTTCGAACGCCTGCACGGCTGGCTGCAGGCCGCCGGCGCGCGCTGGGGGCTCGACGGCGCGCATCGCGCCGCGCACGGCGCGCCCGACGACGCGGCCTACACCTGGGCGTTCGCGCTCGATCGCCTGCTGCTGGGCCACGCCAGCGGCAGCGACGACACGATCGCAGACGTCGCCCCGTGGTCGGCGCTCGAAGGTAGCGCGCTCGATGCGCTCGACACCCTGATCCGGCTGCTGCACGTACTCGGCAGCGCGCAGCGCGACCTGGGCGAGGCGCTCACCGCCGCGGCCTGGCGCGAACGCCTGCTTGCCCTGCTCGACGCGCTGCTGCCCGGGACGCCGGCCGCGCCGGCCACCCAGCGCGCGCTCGAACGGCTGCGACGGCTGATCGACGCCTTCGCCACCGACGCCGCGCGCGCGGGCGTCGAGACGCCGGTCCCGGCCGAGGTCGTGCGTGCACACTTTTCGCAGTTGCTGGCCGAGGCCGATACCCGCGCGCCACTGCTGACCGGCGGCATCAGCGTCGGCCGCATGGTGCCGATGCGCCTGCTGCCGTTCCGGGTGATCTGCCTGCTGGGCATGAACGATGGCGACTTCCCGCGCCGCGACGCCGCGGCCAGCCTCAACCGGCTCACGGCGGAGCTGGGTACGACGCGGCGTCGCCACGGCGACCGGTCCACGCGCGAGGACGACCGTTTCCTGTTCCTGCAGCTGTTCGCCTCAGCGCAGGACGTGTTCTACGTCAGCTATCTGGGCGCGGACGCACGCGACGGCAGCGTGCGCGAGCCTTCGCCGCTGGTTGCCGAGTTGCTCGCCACCGCCGCGACCTATCACACCGATCCGCAGGCCGCCTCGGCGGCGCTGACGGTGCGCCATGCGCTGCAGCCGTTCGCGCCAACGGCCTTCGGCGCCGATGGCGACCCGCGTCGCTTCAGCTATCGCGCGCAATGGCAGCCGGCGGCAGCACGCATCGGCGGCGCGCGGACGGCGCTGGCGCCGTGGTGCGCGACGCCGCTGCCGCCGCGCGCCGATGCCGCCGCGCGCTCGCCAGCAGATGCCCCGCAGTCGCTCGATGCACTGCGCCGATTCCTGGTGGCCCCGGCCGCGCAATTTCTGCGCGAGCGTCTGGATCTGCGCCTGGCCGACGAGGCCGAGGTCGGCGAGGACGTGGAGCCGCTGCTGGTCGCCGGGGGGGGCCTCGAGCGTGCGGCGCTGCACCAGCAGGTCTTCGAGGCTCTGCTCGCCGGGCGCGAGGCCGGGCTCTACGAACACCTGCGCGCGCGCGCGCTGCTGCCGTCCGGCCCGCTGGGCCGTCGCCAGCTCGATGCGCTGGTGACGTCGCTGCGGCCCTATGCGCAAGGCTTCGCCGATTGGCGCGGCGGCGCCACGCCGGGCACGCGGCAGGTCGACATCGCGCTCGACGGCCTGCGCCTCCAGGGGCGCCTCGACAATGTGTATCCGGCAGGCATCGCGCACGTGCGCCTGGGGGCGCTCAACGGCCCGGCCGCGATCCGGCAGGGCCTGGATTGGCTGCTCGCGAGCGCCGCCGGCCTCGACCTGCCGCTGGTGCGCTTCCACGACACCCAGGATCTGGGCATCGGGCCCTTCGTGCGCGCGCCGCTGCCGCCGGACGCGGCGCGCGATGCGCTGCAGGCGCTGCTCACGTTGCGGACCGACGGCCTGCAGGCGCCGTTGCCGTTCGGCCCTTACAGCGGCTGGGCGTACTTCAGCGCCGCCGATGCCGACAAAGCAGCGAAGGCCGCGACCGCGACATGGCGCGGCGGCGACCGGCAGTGGGGTGAGGGGCGCGGCGATGCCTACCGCCTCGCGCTGCGCGGCCGCGACCCGTTCGCCGATCCCGCCCTGTTCCGGCAGTTCGCGCAGATCGCCTTCACCGTGTTCTCGGCCGTCGAGCATGGCCGTGTGCATGCCGGCTTCGAGGACGGTCGCCGCTTCGAGGTCGAGACCGACGCGGAGATCGAGGCATGA
- the egtD gene encoding L-histidine N(alpha)-methyltransferase → MNAANARARVQAALTDLRPRPDDIAADAVAGLSRTPKRLSSKYFYDAEGSRLFEAITRQPEYYLTRTELALLEARMDTIAQAIGTGVHVVEFGSGSGRKTELLLDGLDDPVAYTPIEISRTALMDSVTRLSQHHPDVEMLPVCADFTVPVPLPAAARAASRTLVFFPGSTLGNFGDDEAVRLLASMRRTMGEDGRALIGIDLDKDPRVIEAAYNDQAGVTAAFTLNLLARLNREIGSDFNLSAFHHRAVYVRERLRIETALVSARAQTVHVGGQAFAFEAGEAMDVEVSQKYTDVSFAALARAAGLRVTHGWNDPQDWFGLRLLQPV, encoded by the coding sequence ATGAACGCCGCCAACGCACGCGCCCGCGTGCAGGCCGCGTTGACCGACCTGCGTCCGCGTCCCGACGACATCGCCGCCGACGCCGTCGCCGGTCTGTCGCGTACGCCCAAGCGGTTGTCGTCCAAGTATTTCTACGACGCCGAAGGCTCGCGCCTGTTCGAGGCGATCACCCGCCAGCCCGAGTACTACCTCACGCGCACCGAACTGGCGCTGCTCGAGGCGCGTATGGACACGATCGCCCAGGCGATCGGCACGGGCGTGCACGTGGTCGAGTTCGGCAGCGGCAGCGGGCGCAAGACCGAACTGCTGCTCGACGGGTTGGACGATCCGGTCGCCTATACCCCGATCGAGATCTCGCGGACCGCACTGATGGACAGCGTTACGCGGCTGTCCCAGCACCATCCCGACGTCGAGATGCTGCCCGTGTGCGCCGACTTCACCGTGCCGGTGCCGTTGCCGGCTGCCGCGCGCGCCGCCAGCCGCACGTTGGTGTTCTTCCCCGGCTCCACGCTCGGCAACTTCGGCGACGACGAGGCGGTGCGGCTGCTGGCGTCGATGCGCCGCACGATGGGCGAAGACGGCCGTGCGCTGATCGGCATCGACCTGGACAAGGACCCGAGGGTGATCGAGGCGGCGTACAACGACCAGGCCGGTGTCACTGCGGCGTTCACGCTGAACCTGTTGGCGCGGCTCAACCGCGAGATCGGCAGCGACTTCAACCTCTCCGCTTTCCACCATCGCGCGGTCTACGTGCGCGAGCGCCTGCGCATCGAGACCGCGCTGGTCAGCGCGCGTGCGCAGACGGTGCACGTCGGCGGCCAGGCGTTCGCATTCGAGGCCGGCGAGGCGATGGACGTGGAGGTCAGCCAGAAGTACACCGACGTCTCGTTCGCCGCGCTCGCGCGTGCGGCCGGTCTTCGCGTGACGCATGGCTGGAACGATCCCCAGGACTGGTTCGGTCTGCGGCTGCTGCAGCCGGTCTGA
- a CDS encoding DUF3253 domain-containing protein, which produces MPDAEATVLRERMLALLSERAADASICPSEVARALRPGGDWRVLMSGIREVAAALARDGVVLVTQHGAIVDADAPPPGPVRVRRGPRWPTTG; this is translated from the coding sequence ATGCCCGACGCAGAGGCCACGGTGCTGCGCGAGCGCATGCTTGCGCTGTTGAGCGAACGTGCGGCCGACGCGTCGATCTGCCCGTCGGAAGTCGCGCGTGCGTTGCGGCCGGGCGGCGACTGGCGCGTGCTGATGTCGGGCATCCGCGAAGTGGCCGCCGCATTGGCCCGTGACGGCGTGGTCTTGGTCACCCAGCACGGCGCCATCGTCGATGCCGACGCGCCGCCGCCAGGGCCGGTGCGTGTGCGGCGCGGACCACGCTGGCCGACGACGGGCTGA
- a CDS encoding exodeoxyribonuclease V subunit beta: MSAPVPPAVDPFLTLPLGGTQLIEASAGTGKTFTLATLVTRLVVECGLRIGQILAVTFTEAATQELRKRIRERLVLAARLVDAPPDDDTAPDVALSQAVIAAHLATGDESAAALQRRLQQAADEIDLAAIFTIHGFCARVLREHALESGQSFAAPELLASDRALREELAADLWRSTAADADDAALLMGLWNGGPDEMARDLGPLIREPVLRPAATPPQPDPRPARDAAAQVLIAAIDAHIEDAQTAIAAAFDGKVFDGRRARRPSFDKAFQTLRNGRALSHWVLDDKSHLDKLLPARLLDFCKDDTQSKVPCSPLFDAVHAWADADRAAQDWLEQARTHLLHRLRDEARRRLAQRKQQLRVQTYDDLIDGVADALHGPHAHALVQRLRAQYAVALVDEFQDTDTRQWDIFRTVFGDSEATRAAGLDAALFLIGDPKQAIYGFRGGDVQTYLLAARDAVGAPPLDRNFRSRPSLLAAMDALYAQAGDAAFVDRHIRFHRVRPGTTRTDADFQRDGANAPALTLWQAPAPKADAAGKRKPHSAGRARELATQACVAAIHAVLSKARAGTATLDGAPVQPGDIAVLVRKHSEATRIQQALAAVGIPAVAAGKQSLFATPEAHELLTLLLALLHTADDSRLRAALATVLLGVDAAGIAALDDDADTHRGWQLRALAWRERWQRGGPLALVADLCAGNGPRLLGLLDGERRLTNYLQLGELLQQADARALGLQGLVDWLGQQIARADADDETQLLRLESDARRVQIVTLHKSKGLEYPLVFLPFVGIGSRAPDPGRACVVADATGGRALHWKLQADTSGWDAARNAWIEAQRAEDARLLYVGLTRAEHALWIATGDFYNAHQTALAPMLDGLPDTPGIVRDATVPPALPWLPPVEAGDRPAARTAARAIAPDWWVYSFTQLANADSGAQDASTRATVAAAGGHDEPEGEPAPESPRADDHDPRFAGNRFGVVLHEALELGDFAAWRDWRAGDPAPAGQRAVIEAALRGGGYAAEDIDDGVAVLTALIGPTLTVVLPEGVRLCDVPVDARRAEIEFQFALQPTAVEAMLALLHAHGVSTGRSGFGLRRTLEGLMTGLIDLTYTVDGRWYVLDYKSNRLPGYDASALQRAMAHSEYDLQALIYTLALHRWLRFRLGDGYDYARDFGGVRYLFCRGLDPERDASAGVHAQRFSPALVDALDALFSGTPPVGTARHPVAHSGASR, from the coding sequence ATGAGCGCGCCCGTCCCCCCTGCGGTCGATCCGTTCCTGACGTTGCCGCTGGGTGGCACGCAGCTGATCGAGGCCAGCGCCGGCACCGGCAAGACCTTCACGCTGGCCACGCTGGTCACCCGGCTGGTGGTCGAGTGCGGCCTGCGCATCGGCCAGATTCTCGCCGTGACCTTCACCGAGGCTGCAACGCAGGAACTGCGCAAGCGCATCCGCGAACGCCTGGTGCTGGCCGCGCGGCTGGTCGACGCCCCGCCAGACGACGACACCGCACCCGACGTCGCGCTCAGCCAGGCGGTGATCGCCGCGCATCTGGCGACCGGCGACGAGTCCGCCGCCGCTTTGCAGCGTCGGCTGCAGCAGGCCGCCGACGAGATCGACCTCGCCGCGATCTTCACCATCCACGGCTTCTGCGCCCGCGTGCTGCGCGAGCACGCGCTTGAGAGCGGACAGAGCTTCGCCGCGCCCGAACTGCTGGCCAGCGACCGCGCACTGCGCGAGGAACTGGCCGCCGATCTGTGGCGCAGCACGGCCGCCGATGCAGACGACGCCGCTTTACTGATGGGGCTGTGGAATGGCGGACCCGACGAGATGGCGCGCGACCTGGGCCCGTTGATCCGCGAGCCGGTGCTGCGACCAGCCGCCACCCCGCCGCAACCCGATCCGCGCCCGGCGCGCGATGCCGCAGCGCAAGTCCTGATCGCTGCGATCGATGCCCACATCGAGGATGCGCAGACCGCGATTGCAGCGGCGTTCGACGGCAAGGTCTTCGACGGCCGTCGCGCGCGACGGCCCAGTTTCGACAAGGCCTTCCAGACACTGCGCAACGGTCGCGCCCTTTCGCACTGGGTGCTGGACGACAAGAGCCATCTCGACAAACTGCTGCCGGCGCGGCTGTTGGACTTCTGCAAGGACGACACGCAGTCCAAGGTGCCGTGCTCGCCGTTGTTCGACGCCGTGCACGCGTGGGCGGACGCCGATCGTGCTGCACAGGACTGGCTCGAACAGGCGAGGACGCACCTGCTTCACCGCCTGCGCGACGAGGCCCGCAGGCGCCTTGCCCAGCGCAAACAGCAACTGCGCGTGCAGACCTACGACGATCTGATCGACGGCGTTGCCGATGCGCTGCACGGGCCGCATGCACACGCGCTGGTACAGCGTCTGCGTGCGCAGTACGCGGTCGCGCTGGTCGACGAATTCCAGGACACCGACACGCGTCAGTGGGACATCTTCCGCACCGTATTCGGCGATTCCGAGGCGACGCGCGCGGCCGGACTCGACGCGGCACTGTTCCTGATCGGCGACCCCAAACAGGCCATCTACGGCTTTCGCGGCGGCGATGTGCAGACCTATCTGCTCGCGGCACGTGACGCCGTTGGCGCGCCACCGTTGGATCGCAACTTTCGCTCGCGCCCGTCGCTGCTCGCCGCGATGGACGCGCTGTATGCGCAAGCCGGCGATGCCGCGTTCGTCGATCGGCATATCCGCTTCCATCGCGTGCGGCCAGGCACGACACGCACGGATGCCGATTTCCAGCGCGACGGCGCCAATGCACCCGCCCTGACGCTGTGGCAGGCACCGGCCCCAAAGGCCGACGCCGCGGGCAAACGCAAGCCCCACAGCGCCGGTCGCGCGCGCGAACTCGCCACCCAGGCCTGCGTCGCCGCGATCCACGCGGTGCTGAGTAAAGCGCGCGCCGGCACCGCCACGCTCGACGGCGCCCCGGTGCAGCCGGGCGACATTGCCGTGCTCGTGCGCAAGCACAGCGAGGCCACGCGGATCCAGCAGGCGCTGGCGGCGGTTGGCATTCCCGCGGTCGCCGCCGGCAAGCAGAGCCTGTTCGCCACGCCCGAGGCGCATGAGCTCCTCACACTGCTGCTCGCGCTGCTGCACACCGCCGACGACAGCCGCCTGCGCGCGGCACTGGCAACGGTGCTGCTGGGCGTGGACGCGGCCGGCATCGCTGCGCTCGACGACGATGCGGACACGCACCGCGGCTGGCAGTTGCGTGCGCTGGCCTGGCGCGAGCGCTGGCAGCGTGGTGGCCCGCTGGCGCTGGTCGCCGACCTGTGCGCCGGCAACGGCCCGCGCCTGCTCGGCCTGCTCGATGGCGAACGCCGGCTGACCAACTACCTGCAACTGGGCGAACTGCTGCAGCAGGCCGACGCGCGCGCATTGGGACTGCAAGGCCTGGTCGACTGGCTGGGCCAGCAGATCGCTCGCGCCGATGCGGACGACGAGACCCAGCTGCTGCGCCTGGAATCGGACGCGCGCCGGGTGCAGATCGTCACCCTGCACAAGAGCAAGGGCCTGGAGTATCCGCTGGTGTTCCTGCCATTCGTCGGCATCGGCAGCCGCGCACCCGATCCCGGCCGCGCCTGCGTGGTCGCCGACGCCACGGGTGGCCGTGCGCTGCACTGGAAGCTGCAGGCCGACACATCCGGCTGGGACGCCGCACGCAACGCGTGGATCGAAGCGCAACGCGCCGAGGACGCGCGCTTGCTCTATGTCGGCCTGACCCGCGCCGAGCACGCGTTGTGGATCGCGACCGGCGATTTCTACAATGCGCACCAGACCGCACTGGCACCGATGCTCGACGGTCTGCCCGACACGCCCGGCATCGTGCGCGACGCCACCGTGCCGCCCGCGCTGCCGTGGTTGCCGCCGGTCGAGGCCGGCGACCGCCCCGCCGCGCGGACCGCCGCGCGCGCGATCGCGCCCGACTGGTGGGTCTACAGCTTCACCCAGCTCGCCAATGCCGACAGCGGCGCGCAGGACGCCTCCACGCGCGCGACCGTCGCCGCGGCCGGCGGCCACGACGAGCCCGAGGGCGAGCCCGCGCCCGAGTCCCCACGCGCGGACGACCACGACCCGCGCTTTGCCGGCAACCGTTTCGGCGTGGTGCTGCACGAGGCGCTGGAGCTCGGCGACTTCGCCGCCTGGCGCGATTGGCGTGCGGGCGACCCGGCGCCGGCCGGGCAGCGCGCGGTCATCGAGGCGGCATTGCGCGGCGGCGGCTATGCGGCCGAAGACATCGACGACGGCGTCGCGGTGCTGACTGCGTTGATCGGCCCCACGCTCACCGTCGTGCTGCCCGAGGGCGTGCGGCTGTGCGACGTGCCCGTCGATGCGCGCCGTGCGGAAATCGAGTTCCAGTTCGCCCTGCAGCCCACTGCGGTCGAGGCGATGCTCGCGTTGCTGCATGCCCACGGGGTGTCGACCGGCCGCAGCGGCTTCGGCCTGCGGCGCACACTCGAAGGCCTGATGACCGGCCTGATCGACCTGACCTACACCGTGGACGGCCGCTGGTACGTGCTCGATTACAAGTCCAATCGCCTGCCCGGCTACGACGCGTCCGCGCTGCAGCGCGCGATGGCGCACAGCGAGTACGACCTGCAGGCGCTGATCTACACGCTCGCCCTGCATCGCTGGTTGCGCTTCCGCCTCGGCGACGGCTACGACTACGCCCGCGATTTCGGCGGCGTGCGCTACCTGTTCTGCCGGGGTCTGGACCCCGAGCGCGATGCGTCGGCCGGCGTGCACGCGCAGCGGTTTTCCCCGGCGCTGGTGGATGCGCTCGACGCGCTGTTCTCCGGCACGCCGCCCGTCGGCACCGCGCGCCACCCGGTCGCCCACTCGGGTGCGTCCAGATGA
- the egtB gene encoding ergothioneine biosynthesis protein EgtB, with protein MPAGERAARLRVRFDRVRARTAVLAAPIGPEDAMVQSMDDASPTKWHLAHTTWFFERFVLAADVGYREVDPAWDFLFNSYYQSVGPMHARPHRGLLSRPTLAQVRDYRETVDTRLRVRLASGDLDNTRLDILELGLQHEQQHQELLLTDIKHAFWSNPIAPAYRSDLPAACGTAAPLRWMTREERVVEIGHAGWPGTAGFAYDNESPRHRVLVPAHALASRPVSNAEYLAFVEDGGYRTVGLWLSAGWARVQAEGWQRPLYWDQALAREFTLGGWRTLDPGAPVCHLSYYEADAFARWAGARLPTEFEWEQAAAGVPVEGNFVDADRLHPCAPDAADTGLQQLFGDVWEWTHSAYTAYPGYRPWPGALGEYNGKFMDAQWVLRGGSCATPADHMRGSYRNFFPSDARWQFAGLRLAKDSP; from the coding sequence ATGCCGGCCGGCGAGCGCGCCGCGCGCTTGCGCGTCCGATTCGACCGGGTGCGCGCCCGCACCGCCGTGCTCGCCGCGCCGATCGGGCCGGAGGATGCGATGGTCCAGAGCATGGACGACGCCAGCCCGACCAAGTGGCATCTGGCGCATACGACCTGGTTCTTCGAGCGCTTCGTGCTGGCCGCCGACGTGGGCTATCGCGAGGTCGACCCGGCCTGGGACTTCCTGTTCAACAGCTACTACCAGAGCGTCGGGCCGATGCATGCGCGTCCGCACCGCGGGCTGCTGTCGCGGCCGACGCTCGCGCAGGTGCGCGACTACCGCGAGACGGTCGACACACGCCTGCGTGTGCGGCTGGCCTCGGGCGATCTCGACAACACCCGGCTCGACATCCTCGAACTGGGCCTGCAGCACGAGCAGCAACACCAGGAGCTGTTGCTGACCGATATCAAGCACGCGTTCTGGTCCAACCCGATCGCACCGGCCTATCGCAGCGACCTGCCGGCCGCGTGCGGCACGGCGGCACCGCTGCGCTGGATGACGCGCGAGGAGCGCGTGGTCGAGATCGGCCACGCTGGCTGGCCGGGCACGGCCGGCTTTGCCTACGACAATGAGTCGCCGCGGCACCGCGTGCTGGTGCCGGCGCATGCGCTGGCCAGCCGGCCGGTCAGCAACGCCGAGTACCTGGCGTTCGTCGAGGACGGCGGCTATCGCACCGTCGGCCTGTGGCTGAGCGCCGGCTGGGCGCGCGTACAGGCCGAGGGCTGGCAGCGGCCGCTGTACTGGGATCAGGCGCTGGCGCGCGAGTTCACGCTCGGCGGTTGGCGCACGCTCGACCCCGGTGCGCCGGTGTGTCACCTGAGCTACTACGAGGCCGATGCGTTCGCGCGTTGGGCCGGTGCGCGCTTGCCGACCGAGTTCGAGTGGGAGCAGGCGGCCGCCGGCGTGCCGGTCGAAGGCAATTTCGTCGACGCCGACCGCCTGCATCCCTGCGCGCCGGATGCCGCCGATACCGGGCTGCAGCAGCTGTTCGGCGATGTCTGGGAGTGGACCCACAGCGCCTACACCGCCTATCCCGGTTACCGGCCATGGCCGGGCGCGCTGGGTGAGTACAACGGCAAGTTCATGGATGCGCAGTGGGTGCTGCGCGGCGGAAGTTGCGCCACCCCGGCCGATCACATGCGTGGCAGCTATCGCAATTTTTTCCCCTCCGACGCGCGTTGGCAGTTCGCCGGTCTGCGCCTGGCCAAGGATTCTCCATGA